The following are encoded together in the Lathyrus oleraceus cultivar Zhongwan6 chromosome 3, CAAS_Psat_ZW6_1.0, whole genome shotgun sequence genome:
- the LOC127127413 gene encoding kinetochore protein SPC24 homolog, translated as MAPNFPENMDPNQLISLSKDVVRVLEDPNDRDLNVFSECLQRTFPISSTCDSDLNETASSFQGYQNKIDSHKQKIEDARSKTVADAELELLQRELDEELEKERLFKEEFRAISNEFNDLEQQQISIKEQKKKLLKLEQEKQKEGMLLSMYASVTGIVPNSDNQSKVSGLIIEKGKKAVEKFEYDTSQMTILEVCNDIWKTISD; from the exons ATGGCTCCTAATTTCCCAGAAAACATGGACCCCAATCAACTAATTTCCTTAAGCAAAGACGTCGTTAGGGTTTTGGAGGACCCTAACGATCGTGATCTCAACGTCTTCTCCGAATGTCTCCAACGCACATTCCCCATTTCTTCAACCTGCGATTCCGATCTCAACGAGACTGCCTCCTCTTTCCAAG GTTATCAGAACAAAATAGATTCCCACAAGCAGAAAATAGAGGATGCTAGATCCAAGACTGTTGCTGATGCAGAACTAGAGCTTCTGCAGAGAGAATTGGATGAAGAACTTGAAAAAGAACGCTTGTTTAAAGAAGAGTTTAGA GCCATTAGCAATGAGTTCAATGATCTAGAACAGCAACAGATTTCTATCAAAGAGCAGAAAAAGAAGTTACTGAAACTCGAGCAAGAAAAGCAGAAGGAAGG GATGCTGCTTTCAATGTATGCTTCTGTCACCGGTATTGTTCCAAACTCGGATAATCAATCAAAGGTTTCAGGCT TAATTATTGAAAAGGGAAAAAAAGCAGTGGAGAAATTTGAATACGACACGTCACAGATGACGATCCTTGAAGTATGCAACGACATCTGGAAAACAATAAGTGATTGA